The DNA segment CTCGCGGCTGGCGGAGACGAGATCGGCCTCGACCGCGATCCCCGTCAAGGCCCGCGCGGTCCGATTGCGGAGCGTCACCCGGTAGCCGACGGTCGCGTTCATCATGCTGCGGTCCAGCCGCACCGCCTCGACCCCGATCGCCAGCATCTGGGCGGGCGGCGGCGCGGCAGCGGGATTACAGGGGGCGATCGACGCCGGGGGCGGGGCGGCCCGACGCCGCCGTCGCCACAACAACACGGCGCCGGCCAACAGAACCGCGCCCGCCCCAGCGGCCAATGCGATCGGGGAGACCGCGCTGCGTTCCGGCAAGACCTCAAGCTGACTTGAGGGTGAGCTTGCCGGAGCAGGCGCTTCGATTGGCGTTTCCGTAAGCGGCGGCGGCACGCCGATGCCTGGCGCGGCCTGGCGCGAGGTCGATGAGTTGGTCGCTGCCGGGGCACCGACGCCTGCGGGCGGGGGCAAGGGGCCGGCGGTCACCGAAGTGCGGGGCTGGGGCAGGGGTGCGGCGCGCGAGGCGGCAGGGGCGGGAAGCACGATCGCCGGGCTCGCGCTTGCCGTCGGTAACGGGGCGGGAGCGGGGCGGTCGGTGCGGATCGCGCGCGGGCGCAGCGTCACCGGACCTTCAGTATCAACCGGACCTTGCACGCGCGGTTCGGGGCTCGGCGTGGCGGCTGGGGGCAAGGTGAAGTCCTGCGCCGATTGTCCCCACAGCGGGGCGGCAGCGACCGCTGCGGCGAGGGCGAGGGCGGGGGAGATCCGTTTCATAAGCGAAGTGGCGCGATACTTTGCGAGGGCGGCGTGAATAGGGGGTGAAAGTGCCGCGCGCCAGTCCCGCGCCGCTGCGGCTTGCCAGCCGCGCCCCGCTCCTTCACTGGCGCGGACCATGGCCGGCACACCCCGCTTCCTCGGCGCTTCCACTCCGCTTCCCGCTTCGCCGGAGACGGCGGAGCTCGACTACGTGCCCAATCCGCGCCCCGGGACGCTTTATCTGGTCCGTTTCGCCGCGCCGGAATTCACCTCGCTCTGCCCCGTTACCGGCCAGCCCGATTTCGCGCATCTCGTGCTCGATTACGCACCCTGCGATACGATCGTCGAATCGAAGAGCCTGAAGCTCTACCTCGGCTCCTTCCGCAACCATTGCGGATTTCACGAGGATGTGACGGTCGGGATCGGCCAGCGCCTGTTCGGCGAGATGCGGCCGCATTGGCTGCGGATTGGCGGCTATTGGTATCCGCGCGGCGGCATCCCGATCGACGTGTTCTGGCAAAGCAGCGCTCCGCCCCAGGGGCTGTGGGTGCCCGATCAGGGCGTCGCGGGCTATCGCGGCCGGGGCTAATCGGCGAGCTCGATGACAAGCGGCGCATGGTCGCTCGTCTTCTCCCAACCGCGTGGGGTGCGATCGACCGATACGCTCTTCAGGCGTGGCAACAGCGCCGGGCTGAGCAGCGCGTGATCAATACGCAGCCCAGCGTCGCGCTCGAAGGCGTTCCGCCAATAGTTCCAGAAGGTATAAATCGTCTTGTGCGGATGGAGCTGGCGCAGCGCATCGGCCCAGCCCTGATCGACCAGCCGGAACCAGGCGGCGCGCGCCTCGGGCGCGAACAACGCGTCGTCGACCCAGCGTTCGGGTTTGTAGACGTCCTGCTCGGTGGGCATGACATTAAAATCGCCGATCAGCATAACCGGAAGATTGCTCGCCAGTAGCTCTTCGGCGCGGGCGATCAGGCGTTCGAACCAGGCGAGCTTGTAGTCGAACTTGGGGCCGGGGCGGGGGTTGCCATTAGGCAGATAAAGACCGGCAACGATGATACCGTTCACCGCCGCTTCGAGATAGCGGCT comes from the Qipengyuania sediminis genome and includes:
- the queF gene encoding preQ(1) synthase, producing the protein MAGTPRFLGASTPLPASPETAELDYVPNPRPGTLYLVRFAAPEFTSLCPVTGQPDFAHLVLDYAPCDTIVESKSLKLYLGSFRNHCGFHEDVTVGIGQRLFGEMRPHWLRIGGYWYPRGGIPIDVFWQSSAPPQGLWVPDQGVAGYRGRG
- a CDS encoding exodeoxyribonuclease III, with product MKIATYNVNGINGRLPVLLRWLDAARPDVVALQELKAPDEAFPEAELAKLGYSAIWQGQSRWNGVALLSRVGALHETQRGLPGDPSDTQSRYLEAAVNGIIVAGLYLPNGNPRPGPKFDYKLAWFERLIARAEELLASNLPVMLIGDFNVMPTEQDVYKPERWVDDALFAPEARAAWFRLVDQGWADALRQLHPHKTIYTFWNYWRNAFERDAGLRIDHALLSPALLPRLKSVSVDRTPRGWEKTSDHAPLVIELAD